In one window of Leptospira sp. WS92.C1 DNA:
- a CDS encoding LysR family transcriptional regulator encodes MNLESILDLELFEAVCSEGNFAKAARKTRTSLPTISKRISRLERVLKVTLFERTTRSVRLTEAGNRFRIHTEKILSELRIAEKETSSERELKGKIRITAPAPFATRILPSILAEFKIQYPEIQVEVVFGNEKFNLIEDRFDLGIRIMKPIHGKRCKILLPNPIIAVAAPVYLEKYGIPLQLAELENHPILFVDEQANIKIPGTKKKISDLSTDRAIRSNNGSFLCEFIARGGNGILFRSVWDLEELLDSGRLRRIFPNLRLNSDTCVCLLFPSTENPPKRVLRFAEFLESKIVLRQT; translated from the coding sequence TGTTCGAAGCGGTCTGCTCGGAAGGGAATTTTGCAAAGGCCGCGCGAAAAACGAGAACTTCGCTTCCGACGATCAGTAAACGAATTTCGAGATTGGAGCGAGTCTTAAAAGTGACCCTTTTCGAAAGAACCACCAGAAGCGTTCGACTCACGGAGGCGGGAAACAGATTTAGGATTCACACGGAGAAAATTCTTTCCGAACTCAGGATCGCAGAAAAAGAAACCTCTTCCGAAAGAGAGCTTAAGGGAAAAATCCGAATCACAGCCCCAGCTCCATTTGCAACGAGAATTCTTCCTTCCATTCTCGCGGAATTTAAAATCCAATATCCGGAAATTCAAGTGGAGGTCGTCTTCGGAAATGAAAAATTCAATCTCATCGAAGATCGATTCGACTTGGGAATTCGGATCATGAAACCGATCCATGGAAAACGGTGTAAAATTCTTTTACCCAATCCGATCATCGCAGTCGCCGCGCCAGTATATCTGGAAAAATACGGAATTCCGTTACAGCTTGCCGAGTTGGAAAATCATCCGATTTTGTTCGTGGACGAACAAGCGAACATCAAAATCCCCGGGACTAAAAAAAAGATTTCGGATCTATCGACCGACAGAGCGATTCGATCTAACAACGGTTCCTTTCTTTGCGAATTTATCGCGAGAGGCGGAAACGGAATTTTATTTCGATCCGTTTGGGATTTGGAGGAGCTTTTAGATTCCGGAAGACTCAGAAGAATTTTTCCAAATCTCCGTTTGAATTCGGATACTTGTGTTTGTCTTTTATTTCCATCCACAGAGAACCCACCCAAACGAGTTCTCCGATTTGCGGAATTTTTAGAATCTAAGATTGTGTTACGACAAACTTAA
- a CDS encoding DMT family transporter, with protein MQTDPGKKFYILLVVSMISWGFAWPSAKLIVGTQHPNVIIFWRFLATAVSLLPIVLWRKESLRLPGTKALFQVGIGGILYTIYNQFFLLGLSNGLAGAGGVLVTTINPILTYVLVHSMQKKLPSARAAIGLIFGLIGGCILLRLWDLDWSSLFQSGNVFFLLCAFSWALLNVNSHSTSQDISPLVYSFYVFCIGAVLDFFLALPFGVENALHAGPSFWFQIFYLAVISTTFGTTVYFFASSKLGSRTASSFIFLVPVTALFGSWIFLNEIPSFTTTIGGTFAVLAVFLLNKKDENGERPS; from the coding sequence ATGCAAACCGATCCGGGCAAAAAATTCTACATCCTTCTTGTTGTTTCGATGATCTCTTGGGGTTTTGCTTGGCCTTCCGCAAAACTGATCGTAGGAACGCAACATCCAAATGTAATCATCTTCTGGAGATTTTTAGCGACTGCGGTTTCTTTGCTTCCGATAGTCTTGTGGAGAAAAGAATCCTTGCGTCTACCCGGAACAAAAGCTTTGTTTCAAGTCGGGATCGGCGGAATTCTTTATACGATCTACAATCAGTTTTTTTTATTGGGACTGAGCAATGGACTCGCGGGTGCGGGTGGGGTTTTGGTGACTACGATAAATCCGATTCTTACGTATGTGCTCGTACATTCGATGCAAAAAAAATTACCGTCCGCAAGAGCGGCGATCGGATTGATCTTCGGTTTGATTGGTGGTTGTATTTTACTTCGTCTTTGGGATTTGGATTGGAGTTCTCTGTTTCAATCGGGAAATGTTTTTTTTCTGCTTTGTGCTTTTAGTTGGGCTCTTCTCAATGTGAACAGTCACAGCACTAGCCAGGATATTTCTCCGCTCGTTTATAGTTTTTATGTTTTTTGTATCGGAGCTGTTCTCGATTTTTTTCTCGCTCTTCCTTTCGGAGTGGAGAATGCTCTGCATGCCGGACCTTCCTTTTGGTTTCAGATCTTTTATCTCGCCGTGATTTCCACAACCTTTGGAACCACGGTTTATTTTTTTGCCTCTTCCAAATTGGGTTCAAGAACTGCGAGTTCGTTTATCTTTCTCGTGCCGGTAACCGCGCTTTTTGGAAGTTGGATTTTTTTGAATGAGATCCCGAGTTTTACGACTACGATCGGCGGAACTTTTGCGGTTCTTGCCGTGTTTCTTTTAAATAAAAAAGACGAAAATGGAGAAAGGCCTTCTTGA